A window of the Deltaproteobacteria bacterium genome harbors these coding sequences:
- a CDS encoding helix-turn-helix domain-containing protein, translated as MFSTSLPASCEGEGLKDLSLMKLFEYWKDRKWPEILNLQLWQEELSRKPFNLKQAAEYLGISTVTIRRWVKSGRLSACKAGWAYIFEVKELKALKKPISPHPILDHWPGLNLNGEERRHYEIGNYFP; from the coding sequence ATGTTTTCAACAAGCCTGCCAGCGTCTTGCGAGGGGGAAGGCCTAAAGGATTTATCCCTTATGAAGCTATTTGAGTATTGGAAAGACAGGAAATGGCCTGAAATTCTAAACCTCCAATTGTGGCAAGAAGAACTTTCCAGAAAGCCATTCAATCTTAAACAAGCGGCTGAGTATCTGGGAATTTCTACGGTAACCATCAGACGTTGGGTAAAATCGGGGCGTTTATCCGCCTGTAAGGCAGGCTGGGCCTATATTTTTGAGGTTAAAGAACTGAAGGCTTTAAAAAAGCCCATCTCACCGCATCCCATCCTGGACCACTGGCCAGGGCTAAACCTTAACGGGGAAGAGAGGAGGCATTATGAAATTGGAAATTATTTCCCATGA
- a CDS encoding alpha/beta hydrolase has product MKLEIISHEPKEVSRPTPILFVHGAWHGAWCWKENFLSYFAEKGYSAHALSLRGHGKSEGPAHYSLMRIADYVADVAQVVGQLLEKPVLIGHSMGGLVVQKYLEEQTVPAAVLLASVPVKGVLQTTLRIARRHPLAFLKANLFWSLYPIVGTAELAREAFFSADIPPDRLNKYFNLLQDESYLAFLDMMLFNLPNPEKVSTDLLILGAEDDSIFLPDEIEATAKAYKKRPEIFKGMAHDMMLENKWPAVADRIIEWLGEKGI; this is encoded by the coding sequence ATGAAATTGGAAATTATTTCCCATGAACCGAAAGAAGTTTCTCGACCAACACCGATTCTTTTTGTCCACGGGGCCTGGCACGGGGCCTGGTGCTGGAAGGAAAACTTTTTGTCTTATTTCGCCGAGAAGGGATATAGCGCTCACGCCTTGAGTCTACGGGGGCATGGGAAGAGTGAGGGACCGGCCCATTACAGTCTGATGCGCATCGCGGATTATGTGGCGGACGTGGCCCAGGTGGTGGGCCAATTACTGGAAAAGCCGGTCCTGATCGGACATTCCATGGGCGGTCTGGTGGTCCAGAAATATTTGGAGGAGCAAACCGTTCCGGCGGCGGTGCTGCTGGCTTCGGTCCCGGTCAAAGGGGTGCTCCAAACGACCCTGCGGATCGCCCGTCGCCACCCGTTGGCTTTTTTAAAAGCCAATCTGTTCTGGAGCCTTTATCCGATTGTCGGCACGGCCGAACTCGCGCGGGAAGCCTTCTTCTCTGCGGACATCCCTCCTGATAGGCTCAATAAATATTTCAATCTTCTGCAGGATGAGTCTTATCTGGCCTTCCTGGACATGATGCTTTTCAACCTGCCCAATCCTGAAAAAGTCTCAACGGATTTGCTGATACTCGGGGCGGAGGACGACAGCATATTTCTCCCTGATGAAATTGAAGCTACGGCCAAGGCCTATAAGAAAAGGCCTGAAATCTTCAAAGGAATGGCCCATGATATGATGTTGGAAAATAAATGGCCGGCCGTAGCCGATCGAATAATCGAATGGCTTGGGGAAAAAGGAATATAG
- a CDS encoding enoyl-CoA hydratase/isomerase family protein, which translates to MGELVLRNDDNGLCTLRLNRPEKLNALNLEVFKDLRSHVDDLAKQFDTIGCVVLRGNGRCFSAGHDLAAIGAGEESESRRFQPETVTLLANLPQPVIAAVHGHCYTGALELALAGDIILAAQSARFADTHGKWALTPIWGMSQRLPRRVGIAKAKEMMFTTKTVTGEEAVAMGLANLCVPDENFDAEIGSLARSILATSWFSNRANKRLLEFTDGMSLHDGLRHEFDLNEGVGPDVVERILSFGKKG; encoded by the coding sequence ATGGGAGAATTGGTTTTGCGCAATGACGATAATGGGCTTTGTACCTTGAGGCTCAACCGGCCGGAGAAGCTCAACGCCTTGAATCTGGAAGTTTTCAAGGACCTTCGGTCCCATGTAGATGATCTGGCCAAACAGTTCGACACCATTGGTTGTGTCGTCCTGAGAGGCAACGGGCGTTGCTTTTCCGCCGGTCATGACCTGGCGGCCATCGGCGCCGGCGAGGAATCGGAAAGCCGGCGGTTTCAACCGGAAACAGTCACCCTTCTGGCCAATCTTCCTCAGCCGGTCATCGCCGCCGTTCACGGCCATTGCTATACCGGCGCCCTGGAACTGGCCCTGGCCGGCGATATCATCCTTGCCGCCCAATCGGCCCGGTTCGCTGATACCCATGGCAAGTGGGCCTTGACGCCGATTTGGGGGATGAGTCAACGACTGCCGCGCCGGGTGGGAATAGCCAAGGCCAAAGAGATGATGTTTACGACTAAAACAGTTACGGGAGAAGAGGCCGTCGCCATGGGTCTGGCCAACCTATGCGTACCGGATGAAAATTTCGATGCCGAGATCGGGTCTTTGGCCAGATCAATCCTGGCCACCTCCTGGTTCAGCAACCGAGCTAACAAAAGGCTGCTTGAATTTACCGATGGAATGTCCCTGCATGACGGACTGCGCCATGAATTCGACCTCAACGAAGGGGTTGGCCCGGACGTGGTGGAACGAATCCTTTCCTTCGGGAAGAAGGGGTAG